A window of Tripterygium wilfordii isolate XIE 37 chromosome 7, ASM1340144v1, whole genome shotgun sequence contains these coding sequences:
- the LOC120002805 gene encoding FT-interacting protein 3-like: MPPKQNPQMPSADYSLKKTFPNIGGGRVLNNDNLTTAFDLVEKMHIVYVRVVRAKGLPGINADGTCDPFVEVKIGNYKGTTNYVEKNPNPEWNQVFAFSKDHIHATMGEILVRNKEFVNDEEILGRVLFYVSEVPSRVPPDSSLAPEWHRLEGRNGLRVQGELMLAIWMGNQADEAFPDAWHSDVLAISGEHIANTRSKVYLSPRLWYLRVNVIEAQDLVLRDQNRRPEAYVKGILGTIVLRSRVSPKKSVNPTWNEDLIFVVAEPFDEPLILSVEDKLGADKDECLGRCVVPLQMVENRDKPIPVSHRWYGLEKTVVNGEETKVVRLNSRLHLRVSFDGGYHVFDESTHYNSDLRAASKLLWTPPIGVLELGILNAEGLQPTKNKDGRGTVDAYCVAKYGQKWVRTRTIVDSFAPKWNEQYTWEVYDPCTVITIGVFENCHIKGDGGVVAKDPRIGKVRIRLSTLKTDRIYTHSYPLLVLQNTGVKKMGEIQLAVRFTCTSLLNMLQTYTEPLLPKMHYLHPLTVYQLDSLRHQATYTISMRLGRAEPPLRKEVVEYMLDVGVNMWSLRRGRANFARIIRLFNVFFMFHRWFNEICKWKNATKTIATHFLLMVLVFFPCLILPTFFLSLFTVGIWNYRKRPRYPPHMDTQFSYADTAQNDELDEEFDTFPSSKGGEVLKARYDRLRSIAGRMQTVLGDLATQGERVQSLLTWRDPRATFMFVIFCLIAAILIYVIPFRMMIIFVVFYTLRHPKFRIDIPAVPQNFLRRLPAKTDSLL; encoded by the coding sequence ATGCCGCCAAAGCAAAACCCACAAATGCCTTCAGCAGACTACTCTCTCAAGAAGACATTCCCAAATATTGGAGGCGGAAGAGTGTTAAACAATGACAATCTCACAACAGCATTTGATCTTGTGGAGAAAATGCACATTGTCTATGTAAGAGTGGTTAGAGCTAAAGGCTTGCCAGGTATCAATGCTGATGGCACTTGTGATCCTTTTGTGGAAGTAAAGATTGGGAACTACAAGGGAACGACAAACTACGTTGAGAAGAATCCTAACCCTGAATGGAACCAAGTATTTGCTTTTTCAAAAGATCACATTCATGCTACAATGGGGGAGATTTTAGTGAGGAATAAGGAGTTTGTGAATGATGAAGAAATACTTGGCAGAGTTTTGTTTTATGTAAGTGAGGTGCCTAGCAGAGTACCACCAGATAGTTCACTGGCACCAGAATGGCACCGATTAGAGGGTCGAAATGGGCTTCGTGTTCAAGGAGAGTTGATGTTGGCTATTTGGATGGGGAATCAAGCAGACGAGGCATTTCCTGATGCTTGGCATTCTGATGTTCTAGCAATCAGCGGTGAGCATATTGCAAATACTCGCTCCAAGGTATATCTTTCACCTAGACTTTGGTATCTGAGAGTTAATGTGATTGAAGCTCAAGATTTGGTGCTTAGAGATCAGAACCGAAGACCTGAAGCTTATGTTAAGGGAATTCTTGGAACAATTGTGTTGAGGAGTAGAGTATCACCAAAGAAGAGTGTGAATCCAACTTGGAATGAGGACTTAATTTTCGTTGTAGCCGAGCCATTTGACGAGCCTTTGATTTTGAGTGTGGAAGACAAATTGGGTGCTGATAAGGATGAGTGTTTAGGCAGGTGTGTTGTTCCTTTACAAATGGTGGAGAACAGAGATAAGCCTATACCGGTGAGTCATAGATGGTATGGTCTTGAGAAGACTGTCGTTAATGGTGAAGAAACAAAGGTAGTTAGGCTTAATAGTAGGCTTCATTTGAGGGTCTCTTTTGATGGTGGGTATCATGTGTTTGATGAATCGACTCACTACAATAGTGATTTGAGGGCAGCGTCTAAGCTGTTATGGACTCCTCCAATAGGAGTACTAGAGCTGGGGATCTTGAATGCGGAAGGATTGCAGCCTACGAAGAACAAGGATGGCCGTGGAACTGTTGATGCTTATTGTGTTGCCAAATATGGGCAGAAGTGGGTGAGAACAAGGACAATTGTTGATAGTTTTGCTCCAAAATGGAATGAGCAGTATACATGGGAGGTTTATGATCCTTGTACTGTCATTACTATCGGAGTTTTCGAGAACTGTCATATAAAAGGAGATGGAGGTGTCGTAGCAAAGGACCCGCGAATTGGGAAGGTGAGGATTCGGCTATCAACACTAAAAACTGATAGAATATATACACATTCTTATCCATTATTGGTGTTACAAAACACTGGGGTGAAGAAGATGGGAGAGATTCAATTGGCTGTAAGGTTTACTTGCACTTCTTTGCTTAATATGTTGCAGACTTATACAGAGCCTCTACTGCCTAAAATGCATTATCTCCACCCACTCACAGTGTATCAGCTTGACAGTTTAAGGCATCAAGCTACTTATACTATCTCAATGAGATTAGGCCGTGCTGAGCCTCCTTTAAGGAAAGAAGTTGTGGAGTATATGCTTGATGTTGGTGTGAATATGTGGAGCTTACGAAGAGGGAGAGCAAATTTTGCAAGGATCATACGTCTGTTCAATGTTTTCTTTATGTTCCATCGATGGTTCAATGAGATATGCAAGTGGAAGAATGCAACAAAAACAATTGCGACGCACTTTCTTTTGATGGTTCTGGTTTTCTTTCCGTGCCTGATATTGCCCACATTTTTTCTTAGCCTCTTTACGGTTGGTATTTGGAACTATAGAAAGAGGCCTAGATATCCTCCTCACATGGATACCCAATTTTCCTACGCTGATACCGCGCAAAACGATGAATTGGATGAAGAGTTTGATACATTTCCATCTTCTAAAGGAGGTGAAGTGTTGAAGGCAAGATATGATAGATTGAGAAGCATTGCAGGGAGAATGCAAACAGTGCTGGGTGACTTAGCAACTCAAGGTGAAAGGGTGCAGTCTCTATTAACCTGGAGAGACCCAAGAGCTACATTTATGTTTGTGATTTTCTGTTTGATTGCTGCGATATTGATCTATGTCATTCCTTTTCGAATGATGATCATTTTCGTAGTTTTTTATACATTGAGGCATCCGAAATTCCGAATTGATATTCCTGCTGTGCCACAGAATTTTCTTAGGAGGCTACCTGCTAAGACAGATAGCTTGCTGTGA
- the LOC120002806 gene encoding COP9 signalosome complex subunit 2 isoform X2 — MEPEKAEWGFKALKQTVKIYYRLGKYTEMMDAYRDMLTYIKSAVTRNYSEKCINNIMDFVSGSASQNFGLLQEFYQTTLKALEDAKNERLWFKTNLKLCKIWFDMGEYGRMSKILKELHKSCQREDGTDDQKKGSQLLEVYAIEIQMYTETKNNKKLKQLYQQALAIKSAIPHPRIMGIIRECGGKMHMAERQWAEAATDFFEAFKNYDEAGNQRRIQCLKYLVLANMLMESEVNPFDGQEAKPYKNDPEILAMTNLIAAYQRNEILEFEKILKSNRRTIMDDPFIRNYIEDLLKNVRTQVLLKLIKPYTRIRIPFISKELNVPEKDVEQLLVSLILDNRIDGHIDQVNRLLERGDRSKGMKKYTAIDKWNTQLRSLYQTVSNRVY; from the exons ATGGAACCTGAGAAGGCAGAGTG GGGGTTCAAAGCACTAAAGCAAACTGTCAAAATCTATTATCGTTTAGGGAAGTACACAGAAATGATGGATGCTTACAGGGATATGTTAACATACATCAAATCAGCAGTGACGCGAAATTACAGTGAGAAATGCATAAATAATATTATGGATTTTGTTTCTGGGTCAGCTAGTCAGAACTTTGGCCTTTTGCAAGAATTTTACCAGACTACTCTAAAGGCCCTGGAGGATGCAAAGAATGAG AGACTTTGGTTCAAAACAAATCTTAAGCTATGCAAGATTTGGTTTGATATGGGTGAATATGGGCGAATGAGTAAG ATTCTAAAGGAACTCCATAAATCTTGTCAAAGAGAAGACGGTACTGACGACCAAAAGAAAGGAAGTCAACTTCTGGAGGTATATGCAATTGAGATTCAAATGTATACGGAaactaaaaacaacaaaaagctcAAG CAATTATACCAACAGGCACTTGCAATTAAATCAGCAATACCCCATCCAAGGATAATGGGAATAATTCGAGAATGTGGTGGGAAGATGCATATGGCAGAGCGTCAGTGGGCTGAAGCTGCAACAGATTTTTTTGAAGCCTTTAAGAATTATGATGAAGCTGGAAATCAACGGCGCATACAATGCCTGAA GTATCTGGTTCTTGCCAATATGCTAATGGAATCTGAAGTTAATCCATTTGATGGTCAAGAAGCCAAGCC ATACAAAAATGATCCTGAGATTTTGGCAATGACAAATCTCATAGCAGCATATCAACGTAATGAGATTTTGGAGTTTGAAAAAATTCTTAAG AGTAACCGCAGGACAATAATGGATGACCCATTCATcagaaattatattgaagatCTGTTGAAAAATGTCAGAACCCAGGTGCTGCTTAAGCTTATCAAACCTTACACTAGAATCCGGATTCCTTTCATATCAAAG GAACTCAATGTGCCAGAAAAGGATGTTGAGCAGCTGTTGGTTTCATTGATTTTGGACAATCGCATTGATGGCCACATTGATCAAGTGAACAGGCTTTTAGAACGCGGTGACAG GTCAAAGGGAATGAAGAAGTACACTGCCATAGATAAATGGAACACTCAACTTAGGTCTCTTTATCAGACTGTCAGCAATCGCGTGTACTGA
- the LOC120002806 gene encoding COP9 signalosome complex subunit 2 isoform X1, producing the protein MGSDADMEDYGFEYSDEEPEEQDVDIENQYYNSKGLVETDPEGALAGFAEVVTMEPEKAEWGFKALKQTVKIYYRLGKYTEMMDAYRDMLTYIKSAVTRNYSEKCINNIMDFVSGSASQNFGLLQEFYQTTLKALEDAKNERLWFKTNLKLCKIWFDMGEYGRMSKILKELHKSCQREDGTDDQKKGSQLLEVYAIEIQMYTETKNNKKLKQLYQQALAIKSAIPHPRIMGIIRECGGKMHMAERQWAEAATDFFEAFKNYDEAGNQRRIQCLKYLVLANMLMESEVNPFDGQEAKPYKNDPEILAMTNLIAAYQRNEILEFEKILKSNRRTIMDDPFIRNYIEDLLKNVRTQVLLKLIKPYTRIRIPFISKELNVPEKDVEQLLVSLILDNRIDGHIDQVNRLLERGDRSKGMKKYTAIDKWNTQLRSLYQTVSNRVY; encoded by the exons ATGGGTTCAG ATGCCGACATGGAGGATTATGGCTTCGAGTATTCAGACGAGGAGCCTGAGGAACAGGATGTTGACATCGAGAATCAATATTACAACTCCAAag GTTTGGTTGAAACAGATCCAGAAGGAGCACTTGCAGGCTTTGCTGAAGTGGTTACCATGGAACCTGAGAAGGCAGAGTG GGGGTTCAAAGCACTAAAGCAAACTGTCAAAATCTATTATCGTTTAGGGAAGTACACAGAAATGATGGATGCTTACAGGGATATGTTAACATACATCAAATCAGCAGTGACGCGAAATTACAGTGAGAAATGCATAAATAATATTATGGATTTTGTTTCTGGGTCAGCTAGTCAGAACTTTGGCCTTTTGCAAGAATTTTACCAGACTACTCTAAAGGCCCTGGAGGATGCAAAGAATGAG AGACTTTGGTTCAAAACAAATCTTAAGCTATGCAAGATTTGGTTTGATATGGGTGAATATGGGCGAATGAGTAAG ATTCTAAAGGAACTCCATAAATCTTGTCAAAGAGAAGACGGTACTGACGACCAAAAGAAAGGAAGTCAACTTCTGGAGGTATATGCAATTGAGATTCAAATGTATACGGAaactaaaaacaacaaaaagctcAAG CAATTATACCAACAGGCACTTGCAATTAAATCAGCAATACCCCATCCAAGGATAATGGGAATAATTCGAGAATGTGGTGGGAAGATGCATATGGCAGAGCGTCAGTGGGCTGAAGCTGCAACAGATTTTTTTGAAGCCTTTAAGAATTATGATGAAGCTGGAAATCAACGGCGCATACAATGCCTGAA GTATCTGGTTCTTGCCAATATGCTAATGGAATCTGAAGTTAATCCATTTGATGGTCAAGAAGCCAAGCC ATACAAAAATGATCCTGAGATTTTGGCAATGACAAATCTCATAGCAGCATATCAACGTAATGAGATTTTGGAGTTTGAAAAAATTCTTAAG AGTAACCGCAGGACAATAATGGATGACCCATTCATcagaaattatattgaagatCTGTTGAAAAATGTCAGAACCCAGGTGCTGCTTAAGCTTATCAAACCTTACACTAGAATCCGGATTCCTTTCATATCAAAG GAACTCAATGTGCCAGAAAAGGATGTTGAGCAGCTGTTGGTTTCATTGATTTTGGACAATCGCATTGATGGCCACATTGATCAAGTGAACAGGCTTTTAGAACGCGGTGACAG GTCAAAGGGAATGAAGAAGTACACTGCCATAGATAAATGGAACACTCAACTTAGGTCTCTTTATCAGACTGTCAGCAATCGCGTGTACTGA
- the LOC120003033 gene encoding probable alkaline/neutral invertase F: MEDDLREILSSISRISNEGRAAREDDGSHGPTRTHSLDCAKLAELYDIAWSPTQKSDKSTPRFGQNCFDRASIVADAWDQLNQSVVYFKGEPVGTMAAVDSSSDALNYDQVFVRDFVPSALAYLMNDEPDIVKNFLLRTVQLQSKVKSVDCFTLGKGVMPASFKVLQDPVRKCDTLIADFGEAAIGRVAPVDSGFWWIILLRAYTKSTGDYSLAHMPECQRGMKLILSLCLSEGFDTFPTLLCADGCCMIDRRMGVYGYPIEIQALFFMALRCALQLLRDEGDGKEFIMMIEKRLPALTYHMRSYFWLDFQQLNNIYRFKTEEYSHTALNKFNVIPESIPEWVLDFMPMKGGYFIGNVGPALMDFRWFVLGNCVAILSSLATQSQAMAIMDLIEERWEDLVGEMPLKISYPALESHEWRIITGCDPKNTRWSYHNGGSWPVLLSWLTAACIKTGRPQIARRALELAEQRLSKDSWPEYYDGKDGRYIGKQSRKLQTWTAAGYLVAKMLLEDPSHVGIISLEEDKKIKPSTLARASTLPAKFRG, translated from the exons ATGGAAGACGATCTGAGGGAGATTCTAAGTAGCATCTCAAGGATTAGTAATGAAGGTCGAGCTGCACGTGAGGATGATGGTTCTCATGGACCTACTCGGACACATTCTCTTGATTGCGCAAAATTGGCAGAATTGTATGATATTGCATGGTCACCAACCCAAAAGTCTGATAAGAGCACTCCACGTTTTGGACAAAATTGTTTTGATCGGGCTTCAATAGTTGCTGATGCATGGGATCAATTGAATCAGTCTGTTGTTTACTTTAAAGGAGAACCTGTTGGTACCATGGCCGCGGTTGATTCCTCATCAGATGCATTGAACTATGATCAG GTTTTCGTTAGGGATTTTGTTCCCAGTGCTCTGGCATATTTGATGAATGATGAGCCAGATATTGTTAAGAACTTCTTGTTGAGGACCGTTCAACTCCAGTCAAAGGTGAAAAGTGTTGATTGTTTCACACTTGGAAAAGGAGTTATGCCTGCAAGCTTTAAGGTTCTGCAGGATCCTGTTAGAAAATGTGATACATTGATTGCTGATTTTGGAGAAGCTGCAATTGGAAGGGTGGCTCCAGTTGATTCTGGGTTTTGGTGGATAATTTTGCTACGTGCTTACACGAAATCTACTGGTGATTATTCTTTAGCTCATATGCCCGAATGCCAACGAGGAATGAAACTCATCTTATCTTTGTGCCTCTCGGAGGGATTCGATACATTTCCAACCCTTCTTTGTGCTGATGGCTGCTGCATGATTGATCGCAGAATG GGTGTATATGGTTACCCTATTGAGATCCAGGCATTGTTTTTCATGGCTCTAAGGTGTGCTTTGCAACTGCTACGAGATGAAGGTGATGGGAAGGAGTTCATAATGATGATTGAAAAGCGGTTGCCTGCATTAACCTACCACATGCGCAGTTACTTTTGGCTTGACTTTCAGCAGTTAAACAATATTTACCGGTTTAAGACAGAGGAATACTCTCATACCGCTCTTAACAAGTTCAACGTTATACCCGAATCAATTCCAGAGTGGGTGCTTGACTTCATGCCAATGAAAGGAGGATACTTCATTGGGAATGTTGGTCCAGCTCTAATGGACTTCAGGTGGTTTGTTTTGGGCAATTGCGTCGCAATATTGTCCTCACTAGCAACTCAAAGCCAAGCCATGGCTATAATGGATCTTATTGAAGAGAGATGGGAGGATCTTGTTGGTGAAATGCCTTTGAAGATTTCATATCCAGCTTTGGAGTCTCATGAGTGGAGGATCATAACTGGTTGTGACCCCAAAAACACAAGATGGAGCTATCACAATGGTGGCTCTTGGCCAG TTCTTTTGAGCTGGCTTACTGCTGCCTGCATTAAAACTGGAAGACCCCAGATTGCAAGGAGGGCTCTAGAGCTAGCTGAACAGAGACTTTCCAAGGACAGTTGGCCAGAGTACTACGACGGCAAGGATGGTCGTTACATTGGAAAACAGTCAAGGAAGTTGCAGACATGGACAGCTGCAGGGTACTTGGTTGCGAAGATGTTGTTGGAAGATCCATCTCATGTCGGGATCATCTCGCTCGAAGAAGACAAAAAGATCAAGCCCAGCACACTTGCACGAGCAAGCACCTTGCCAGCAAAATTCAGAGGATGA